CTGGCCCGCGCGCTCGGCCTCGCGGACGTGCCCACCGGGCCGTACACCGACGCCGCCGCCGCGCTCGTGGCCCGCGCCGCCGACCACGCGAGCGGCCCGCACCGCACCCTGCTGACGACCTACGCGACCCATCTGGCCACCGGCCTCGCCTCACTGGTCTCCGTGCTCGACCCGGAGCTGGTGGTGCTCAGCGGCAGCGCGCTCACCGCCGGCGGCGAGGTGCTGCGCGCCCTGGTCCAGGCCGAGCTGGAGGACCTGGCCGCCGCCCGGCCGCGCCTCGTGGTCGGCGACGTCCGCGAACAACCCGTGCTGCGCGGCGCGCTGGAGAGCGCCCTCGCGGCCACCCGCGACGAGGTCTTCGACACCTCGCGCTGAACCACCGCACGACCGCCCCCCGCACCACCCGTCCTCCCCCGTCCGCACCGCACCGTCCCGCCCCCGCCCCAGGGAGAACCCGTCATGCCCGAAGTGCCCCGGAAAGCGGCCCTCGTCCTCGCCGCCTCCGTCTCCGTCGCGCTGTTCGCCACCGCCTGCACCGGCCAGCCCGGCTCCGGAGCGAACGACGACGCCTCGAAGGACACCACGATCAACTTCTGGCACGCCTGGAGCGCGCCGAACGAGGTGAAGGGCGTCCAGGCGCTGGTCGACGGCTTCGAGAAGGCGCACCCCAACATCCACGTCAACGTCGTCGGCAACATGACCGACGACAAGATGAACCAGGCGCTGCGCACCGGCGGTGACAAGGCACCGGACGTGATCTCGTCCTTCACCACCAACAACGTGGGCAAGTTCTGCTCCTCGGGCGCGCTGGTCGACCTCAACCCCCTCTTCAAGAAGGCGGGCATCGACGCCGGCAGAACATTCCCGAAGGCGATGAACGAATACACGCAGTTCGACGGGAAGCGGTGCACGGCGCCGCTGCTCGGCGACGCGTACGGGCTCTACTACAACAAGACCGCTTTCGAGAAGGCCGGTATCAAGCAGGCGCCCAGGACCTGGTCCGAGTTCGAGGCGGACGCCAAGGCGCTGACGATCCCCGACGGGGACGGTTTCAAGCAGCTCGGTGTCATGCCGACGTACCACGGCTGGGAGACCACGACCGAGCACCTCTTCGCGCAGTTCTCCCCGCGGTACTTCGACGCCGACGGCAAGTCGAACGTCGCCAAGGACCCCGCCTTCGAAAAGGCATACACCTTCCAGAAGAAGCTCGTCGACGAACTCGGCGGATTCCAGAAGCTGGAGAAGTACCGCGCCACACTCGGTGACGAATGGGGCCCCAAGCACCCCTTCCACACCGGCCAGGTGGCCATGCAGCTCGACGGCGAATGGCGCCTGGGCATGGCCGAGGAGGCCAAGCCGGGCTTCGAGATCGGCGTGGCCCCGCTGCCCGTGCCGGACGGCCAGGAGAGCCAGTACGGCAAGGGCTACATCACCGGCACCATCACCGGTATCGCCGCCACCAGCCGCAAGCAGAACGCGGCCTGGGAATTCGTGAAGTACATCTCCACGGACACCGACGCGGTGGTCGGCTTCGCCAACGCCATCCACAACGTGCCCTCCACCCTGGCCGCCCTGAAGTCCCCGAAGCTCAAGTACGACCCGCGGTTCAAGACGTTCCTGGACATCGCGGCCGACACGAACTCGACGACCACGCCCGCCTCGATCAACGGCGGCCAGTACCTGGTCACGGTCCAGCAGCTCGGCTACGACTACGAGAGCGGCAAGCAGAAGGACCTGAAGGCCGGTCTCGAAAAGGCCGCCCACCAGATCGACACGGACATCGCGCAGGCGGAGTAGGCACGCGATGACCACCGTCACCCTGGCGTCGAAACGCCGCCGCGCGGCCCTGCGGACCCTCGCCTTCATGTCGCCCTGGCTGATCGGATTCGCGGTCTTCTTCGCGTATCCGCTGATCTCCACGGTCTACTTCTCGTTCATGCACTACGACGGCTTCAACCCGCCGACGTGGAGCGGCGCGAAGAACTGGACGTACGTCTTCGAGAACTACCCGCTGTTCTGGCCGGCCCTGCGCAACACCCTGTGGCTGGTGGTGATCATGGTGGCCCTGCGGGTCCTGTTCGGACTCGGCATCGGACTGCTGATCACCAAGATCAAGACGGGCACGGGTGTCTTCCGCACCCTGTTCTACCTGCCGTATCTGGCCCCGCCGGTCGCCGCGACCATGGCCTTCGCCTTCCTGCTCAACCCCGGCACGGGCCCGGTCAACTCCCTGCTGGAGAAGGCGGGCATCCCCGCGCCCGGCTGGTTCAACGACCCCACCTGGTCCAAGCCGGCCCTGACCCTGCTCGCCCTGTGGGGCATCGGCGACCTGATGGTCATCTTCATGGCCGCCCTGCTCGACGTGCCCACCGAGCAGTACGAGGCGGCCGAGCTGGACGGCGCCTCGCCCTGGCAGCGCTTCCGGTACGTCACCCTGCCGAACATCTCGCCGATCGTGATGTTCGCCGTGGTCACCGGGGTGATCCAGACGATGCAGTACTACACGCAGCCGCTGATCGCCGGGAAGGTCGCCTCGGGCGTGATCCAGGGCGCGGGCACCATGTTCGAGCCCGGCTACCCGGACAAGTCCACGCTGACCCTCCCCCAGCTCGTGTACAACCTCGGCTTCCAGCGTTTCGACTACGGCTCGGCCTGTGTGGTGGCGCTGGTGCTGTTCGTCCTGTCCATGGCGTTCACCTCACTGCTGATGCGGCGCCGGGGCGGTCTCATGCAGGCAGGTGACTGACGATGACCCAGGTCCTGGACCACCCGGCCGCCCTCAAGGCCCCCGTCTCGCCCGCGGAGCGCACCGCCCGCCGCAAGGCCCTCCTGGAGTGGATCGCGGTCCACGCGCTCGGCGTGGCCGCCGCCCTCTTCTTCGTGCTGCCCTTCGTGTTCGTGTTCCTGACCTCGCTGATGAGCGACAGCCAGGCGCTCAGCCGCGATCTGATCCCGCACACCTGGGAGTGGGGCAACTACAGGAAGGTCTTCGACACCCCGGGCTTCCTCACCTGGTGGCGGAACACCCTCCTGTACGCCGGAGCGGGCACGGTCCTCACCGTCGTGTCCTCCGTCCCGGTGGCCTACGCGCTGGCCAAGTTCCGCTTCCGCGGCCGCAATCTCTCGCTGATGCTGGTCATCTCGATGATGATGCTGCCCCCGCAGGTGATCATCATCCCGATGTACCTGTTCTGGGCGAAGCAGCTGGACCTGTCCGGCACGCTGTGGCCGCTGATCATCCCCATGGCGTTCGGCGACGCGTTCTCCATCTTCCTGCTGCGGCAGTTCCTGACGACCATCCCGAACGAGTACCTGGACGCGGCGAAGGTCGACGGCTGCGGCGACCTGCGCACCCTGGTGCGGGTGGTGCTGCCCATGGCCAAGCCCGGCATCGCGGCCGTGGCCCTCTTCCAGTTCTTCTACGCCTGGAACGACTACTTCGGTCCGCAGATCTACGCCTCGGAGAACCCGGCCGCCTGGACGCTGTCCTACGGCC
The sequence above is drawn from the Streptomyces sp. SAT1 genome and encodes:
- a CDS encoding ABC transporter substrate-binding protein → MPEVPRKAALVLAASVSVALFATACTGQPGSGANDDASKDTTINFWHAWSAPNEVKGVQALVDGFEKAHPNIHVNVVGNMTDDKMNQALRTGGDKAPDVISSFTTNNVGKFCSSGALVDLNPLFKKAGIDAGRTFPKAMNEYTQFDGKRCTAPLLGDAYGLYYNKTAFEKAGIKQAPRTWSEFEADAKALTIPDGDGFKQLGVMPTYHGWETTTEHLFAQFSPRYFDADGKSNVAKDPAFEKAYTFQKKLVDELGGFQKLEKYRATLGDEWGPKHPFHTGQVAMQLDGEWRLGMAEEAKPGFEIGVAPLPVPDGQESQYGKGYITGTITGIAATSRKQNAAWEFVKYISTDTDAVVGFANAIHNVPSTLAALKSPKLKYDPRFKTFLDIAADTNSTTTPASINGGQYLVTVQQLGYDYESGKQKDLKAGLEKAAHQIDTDIAQAE
- a CDS encoding carbohydrate ABC transporter permease — translated: MTTVTLASKRRRAALRTLAFMSPWLIGFAVFFAYPLISTVYFSFMHYDGFNPPTWSGAKNWTYVFENYPLFWPALRNTLWLVVIMVALRVLFGLGIGLLITKIKTGTGVFRTLFYLPYLAPPVAATMAFAFLLNPGTGPVNSLLEKAGIPAPGWFNDPTWSKPALTLLALWGIGDLMVIFMAALLDVPTEQYEAAELDGASPWQRFRYVTLPNISPIVMFAVVTGVIQTMQYYTQPLIAGKVASGVIQGAGTMFEPGYPDKSTLTLPQLVYNLGFQRFDYGSACVVALVLFVLSMAFTSLLMRRRGGLMQAGD
- a CDS encoding carbohydrate ABC transporter permease, with amino-acid sequence MTQVLDHPAALKAPVSPAERTARRKALLEWIAVHALGVAAALFFVLPFVFVFLTSLMSDSQALSRDLIPHTWEWGNYRKVFDTPGFLTWWRNTLLYAGAGTVLTVVSSVPVAYALAKFRFRGRNLSLMLVISMMMLPPQVIIIPMYLFWAKQLDLSGTLWPLIIPMAFGDAFSIFLLRQFLTTIPNEYLDAAKVDGCGDLRTLVRVVLPMAKPGIAAVALFQFFYAWNDYFGPQIYASENPAAWTLSYGLESFKGARHTDWNLTMAATVLVMAPVILVFFFAQKAFVEGVTLTGVKG